A single genomic interval of Perca fluviatilis chromosome 19, GENO_Pfluv_1.0, whole genome shotgun sequence harbors:
- the LOC120548128 gene encoding inactive phospholipase D5-like isoform X3: MKMGSQRRTVAGTAVLVENIPEDISFLDNGTSHLPLSVGLYNLLDRAIRVVEIVSPLWLLNSSDYESSFQPAARQGRALLSRLQGLKAKGIQLKISSGMIDSTELGMLAKHNAEVHYVNTTALTKGQLHSSFWVVDRKHFYIGSASMDWRSLATRKELGVLVYDCSCLALDLHKVFSLYWGLQYRDFIPSFWSKRLFALFNRDTPLELTLNSTKAQAYVSSSPDVFIPKDRSSDLEAISRVIQEARHFIYISIIDYLPLLSRNAHRYWSRIDGLIREALILRKVRVRLLISCWEKTHPLTFNFIWSLRSLCMEQANCSMEAKIFNGRVQRDGSLQGINHNRFMVTDRSIYLGNLDWVGNEFSYNAGAGLVISQPEGIEERNSTVVEQLRAAFERDWFSRYTRSLQANKIPVCNKPQIKRLMPVRTSHLDNGQVLIRTGQHDNGPAPMRHNHKDDGQSPVKTKHNDDRLSKVSRQDKASGLVPIIDSYQERGRVEMSHLDNRQVQIKGNYHDNPKEPPSQSAESSGSREIFNRSL, from the exons ATGAAGATGGGATCACAGAGGAGAACTGTAGCAGGAACTGCAG TGCTTGTGGAGAACATCCCAGAAGACATCTCCTTCTTAGACAATGGTACATCACACCTCCCTCTCTCAGTGGGGCTGTACAACTTACTGGACCGAGCTATCCGGGTCGTAGAGATAGTTTCCCCGCTGTGGCTCCTCAACTCCTCCGACTATGAATCCAGCTTCCAGCCTGCTGCCAGACAG GGCAGGGCTCTGCTGTCCAGGCTGCAAGGGCTGAAAGCTAAAGGAATCCAGCTGAAGATCTCCAGCGGGATGATCGACTCGACTGAGCTTGGGATGCTCGCCAAACACA ATGCTGAAGTTCACTATGTGAACACGACAGCCCTGACCAAAGGTCAACTCCACTCCTCCTTCTGGGTGGTCGACAGGAAACATTTCTACATCGGCAGCGCCAGCATGGACTGGAGATCCCTTGCCACT AGGAAGGAGCTAGGTGTGTTGGTGTACGACTGCAGCTGTCTGGCTCTGGACCTCCACAAAGTGTTCAGCCTCTACTGGGGGCTCCAGTACAGAGACTTCATCCCCTCCTTCTGGTCCAAGCGCCTCTTTGCTCTCTTCAACAGGGACACACCACTGGAGCTCACTCTCAACAGCACAAAGGCTCAGGCCTATGTCTCT AGCTCCCCAGATGTTTTCATCCCTAAAGATCGTAGCAGTGATCTTGAAGCTATTTCCAGGGTCATCCAGGAGGCCCGCCACTTCATATATATCTCTATAATCGATTACCTGCCCCTCCTCAGCCGCAACGCTCACAG GTACTGGTCCCGTATTGACGGTCTAATCCGGGAGGCTCTGATCCTGAGAAAGGTCCGGGTCCGTCTCCTGATAAGTTGCTGGGAAAAGACTCATCCACTTACTTTCAACTTCATTTGGTCCCTGAGGAGTCTGTGCATGGAGCAGGCCAACTGCTCAATGGAAGCT AAGATCTTCAACGGCAGAGTCCAGAGGGATGGCAGTCTCCAAGGAATAAACCACAACAGGTTTATGGTGACAGACAGATCCATTTATTTAG GTAACCTTGACTGGGTGGGGAATGAGTTTAGCTATAATGCAGGAGCAGGACTCGTGATCAGTCAGCCAGAGGGCATCGAGGAGAGGAACTCCACAGTGGTGGAGCAGCTACGGGCTGCATTCGAGAGGGACTGGTTTTCACGTTATACCCGATCCCTGCAGGCCAATAAGATCCCCGTCTGCAACAAGCCCCAGATCAAAAGGCTGATGCCAGTCAGAACTAGCCACTTAGACAATGGACAAGTGCTTATCAGAACAGGCCAGCATGATAACGGACCTGCACCAATGAGACACAATCACAAGGATGATGGACAGTCGCCAGTTAAAACAAAGCACAATGATGACAGACTAAGCAAAGTTAGTCGCCAAGACAAGGCCAGTGGACTGGTGCCAATTATAGACAGTTACCAAGAGAGGGGACGAGTCGAAATGAGTCACCTTGATAACAGACAGGTACAAATCAAAGGTAATTACCATGACAATCCAAAGGAACCACCCAGTCAGTCAGCTGAGAGCAGCGGCAGCAGAGAGATCTTTAACAGGTCCCTGTGA
- the LOC120548128 gene encoding inactive phospholipase D5-like isoform X1 has product MELRGTRGTMGLDSRGQGLGFGMPAIGIPASSILTAVQHQDYSAGVWLRRKDKLEHSQQKCIMIFALVCCFAVLMALIFSAVDFWGEDEDGITEENCSRNCRVVLVENIPEDISFLDNGTSHLPLSVGLYNLLDRAIRVVEIVSPLWLLNSSDYESSFQPAARQGRALLSRLQGLKAKGIQLKISSGMIDSTELGMLAKHNAEVHYVNTTALTKGQLHSSFWVVDRKHFYIGSASMDWRSLATRKELGVLVYDCSCLALDLHKVFSLYWGLQYRDFIPSFWSKRLFALFNRDTPLELTLNSTKAQAYVSSSPDVFIPKDRSSDLEAISRVIQEARHFIYISIIDYLPLLSRNAHRYWSRIDGLIREALILRKVRVRLLISCWEKTHPLTFNFIWSLRSLCMEQANCSMEAKIFNGRVQRDGSLQGINHNRFMVTDRSIYLGNLDWVGNEFSYNAGAGLVISQPEGIEERNSTVVEQLRAAFERDWFSRYTRSLQANKIPVCNKPQIKRLMPVRTSHLDNGQVLIRTGQHDNGPAPMRHNHKDDGQSPVKTKHNDDRLSKVSRQDKASGLVPIIDSYQERGRVEMSHLDNRQVQIKGNYHDNPKEPPSQSAESSGSREIFNRSL; this is encoded by the exons TCTCAGCAGAAATGCATTATGATCTTCGCCTTGGTGTGCTGCTTCGCCGTACTGATGGCGTTGATTTTCTCAGCGGTGGACTTTTGGGGTGAGGATGAAGATGGGATCACAGAGGAGAACTGTAGCAGGAACTGCAG AGTAGTGCTTGTGGAGAACATCCCAGAAGACATCTCCTTCTTAGACAATGGTACATCACACCTCCCTCTCTCAGTGGGGCTGTACAACTTACTGGACCGAGCTATCCGGGTCGTAGAGATAGTTTCCCCGCTGTGGCTCCTCAACTCCTCCGACTATGAATCCAGCTTCCAGCCTGCTGCCAGACAG GGCAGGGCTCTGCTGTCCAGGCTGCAAGGGCTGAAAGCTAAAGGAATCCAGCTGAAGATCTCCAGCGGGATGATCGACTCGACTGAGCTTGGGATGCTCGCCAAACACA ATGCTGAAGTTCACTATGTGAACACGACAGCCCTGACCAAAGGTCAACTCCACTCCTCCTTCTGGGTGGTCGACAGGAAACATTTCTACATCGGCAGCGCCAGCATGGACTGGAGATCCCTTGCCACT AGGAAGGAGCTAGGTGTGTTGGTGTACGACTGCAGCTGTCTGGCTCTGGACCTCCACAAAGTGTTCAGCCTCTACTGGGGGCTCCAGTACAGAGACTTCATCCCCTCCTTCTGGTCCAAGCGCCTCTTTGCTCTCTTCAACAGGGACACACCACTGGAGCTCACTCTCAACAGCACAAAGGCTCAGGCCTATGTCTCT AGCTCCCCAGATGTTTTCATCCCTAAAGATCGTAGCAGTGATCTTGAAGCTATTTCCAGGGTCATCCAGGAGGCCCGCCACTTCATATATATCTCTATAATCGATTACCTGCCCCTCCTCAGCCGCAACGCTCACAG GTACTGGTCCCGTATTGACGGTCTAATCCGGGAGGCTCTGATCCTGAGAAAGGTCCGGGTCCGTCTCCTGATAAGTTGCTGGGAAAAGACTCATCCACTTACTTTCAACTTCATTTGGTCCCTGAGGAGTCTGTGCATGGAGCAGGCCAACTGCTCAATGGAAGCT AAGATCTTCAACGGCAGAGTCCAGAGGGATGGCAGTCTCCAAGGAATAAACCACAACAGGTTTATGGTGACAGACAGATCCATTTATTTAG GTAACCTTGACTGGGTGGGGAATGAGTTTAGCTATAATGCAGGAGCAGGACTCGTGATCAGTCAGCCAGAGGGCATCGAGGAGAGGAACTCCACAGTGGTGGAGCAGCTACGGGCTGCATTCGAGAGGGACTGGTTTTCACGTTATACCCGATCCCTGCAGGCCAATAAGATCCCCGTCTGCAACAAGCCCCAGATCAAAAGGCTGATGCCAGTCAGAACTAGCCACTTAGACAATGGACAAGTGCTTATCAGAACAGGCCAGCATGATAACGGACCTGCACCAATGAGACACAATCACAAGGATGATGGACAGTCGCCAGTTAAAACAAAGCACAATGATGACAGACTAAGCAAAGTTAGTCGCCAAGACAAGGCCAGTGGACTGGTGCCAATTATAGACAGTTACCAAGAGAGGGGACGAGTCGAAATGAGTCACCTTGATAACAGACAGGTACAAATCAAAGGTAATTACCATGACAATCCAAAGGAACCACCCAGTCAGTCAGCTGAGAGCAGCGGCAGCAGAGAGATCTTTAACAGGTCCCTGTGA
- the LOC120548128 gene encoding inactive phospholipase D5-like isoform X2 translates to MKSQQKCIMIFALVCCFAVLMALIFSAVDFWGEDEDGITEENCSRNCRVVLVENIPEDISFLDNGTSHLPLSVGLYNLLDRAIRVVEIVSPLWLLNSSDYESSFQPAARQGRALLSRLQGLKAKGIQLKISSGMIDSTELGMLAKHNAEVHYVNTTALTKGQLHSSFWVVDRKHFYIGSASMDWRSLATRKELGVLVYDCSCLALDLHKVFSLYWGLQYRDFIPSFWSKRLFALFNRDTPLELTLNSTKAQAYVSSSPDVFIPKDRSSDLEAISRVIQEARHFIYISIIDYLPLLSRNAHRYWSRIDGLIREALILRKVRVRLLISCWEKTHPLTFNFIWSLRSLCMEQANCSMEAKIFNGRVQRDGSLQGINHNRFMVTDRSIYLGNLDWVGNEFSYNAGAGLVISQPEGIEERNSTVVEQLRAAFERDWFSRYTRSLQANKIPVCNKPQIKRLMPVRTSHLDNGQVLIRTGQHDNGPAPMRHNHKDDGQSPVKTKHNDDRLSKVSRQDKASGLVPIIDSYQERGRVEMSHLDNRQVQIKGNYHDNPKEPPSQSAESSGSREIFNRSL, encoded by the exons TCTCAGCAGAAATGCATTATGATCTTCGCCTTGGTGTGCTGCTTCGCCGTACTGATGGCGTTGATTTTCTCAGCGGTGGACTTTTGGGGTGAGGATGAAGATGGGATCACAGAGGAGAACTGTAGCAGGAACTGCAG AGTAGTGCTTGTGGAGAACATCCCAGAAGACATCTCCTTCTTAGACAATGGTACATCACACCTCCCTCTCTCAGTGGGGCTGTACAACTTACTGGACCGAGCTATCCGGGTCGTAGAGATAGTTTCCCCGCTGTGGCTCCTCAACTCCTCCGACTATGAATCCAGCTTCCAGCCTGCTGCCAGACAG GGCAGGGCTCTGCTGTCCAGGCTGCAAGGGCTGAAAGCTAAAGGAATCCAGCTGAAGATCTCCAGCGGGATGATCGACTCGACTGAGCTTGGGATGCTCGCCAAACACA ATGCTGAAGTTCACTATGTGAACACGACAGCCCTGACCAAAGGTCAACTCCACTCCTCCTTCTGGGTGGTCGACAGGAAACATTTCTACATCGGCAGCGCCAGCATGGACTGGAGATCCCTTGCCACT AGGAAGGAGCTAGGTGTGTTGGTGTACGACTGCAGCTGTCTGGCTCTGGACCTCCACAAAGTGTTCAGCCTCTACTGGGGGCTCCAGTACAGAGACTTCATCCCCTCCTTCTGGTCCAAGCGCCTCTTTGCTCTCTTCAACAGGGACACACCACTGGAGCTCACTCTCAACAGCACAAAGGCTCAGGCCTATGTCTCT AGCTCCCCAGATGTTTTCATCCCTAAAGATCGTAGCAGTGATCTTGAAGCTATTTCCAGGGTCATCCAGGAGGCCCGCCACTTCATATATATCTCTATAATCGATTACCTGCCCCTCCTCAGCCGCAACGCTCACAG GTACTGGTCCCGTATTGACGGTCTAATCCGGGAGGCTCTGATCCTGAGAAAGGTCCGGGTCCGTCTCCTGATAAGTTGCTGGGAAAAGACTCATCCACTTACTTTCAACTTCATTTGGTCCCTGAGGAGTCTGTGCATGGAGCAGGCCAACTGCTCAATGGAAGCT AAGATCTTCAACGGCAGAGTCCAGAGGGATGGCAGTCTCCAAGGAATAAACCACAACAGGTTTATGGTGACAGACAGATCCATTTATTTAG GTAACCTTGACTGGGTGGGGAATGAGTTTAGCTATAATGCAGGAGCAGGACTCGTGATCAGTCAGCCAGAGGGCATCGAGGAGAGGAACTCCACAGTGGTGGAGCAGCTACGGGCTGCATTCGAGAGGGACTGGTTTTCACGTTATACCCGATCCCTGCAGGCCAATAAGATCCCCGTCTGCAACAAGCCCCAGATCAAAAGGCTGATGCCAGTCAGAACTAGCCACTTAGACAATGGACAAGTGCTTATCAGAACAGGCCAGCATGATAACGGACCTGCACCAATGAGACACAATCACAAGGATGATGGACAGTCGCCAGTTAAAACAAAGCACAATGATGACAGACTAAGCAAAGTTAGTCGCCAAGACAAGGCCAGTGGACTGGTGCCAATTATAGACAGTTACCAAGAGAGGGGACGAGTCGAAATGAGTCACCTTGATAACAGACAGGTACAAATCAAAGGTAATTACCATGACAATCCAAAGGAACCACCCAGTCAGTCAGCTGAGAGCAGCGGCAGCAGAGAGATCTTTAACAGGTCCCTGTGA